The Petrocella atlantisensis genome has a window encoding:
- a CDS encoding helix-turn-helix transcriptional regulator: protein MYQLSHLVKQKALDLPLIESLAKTLYYGTGLSLTVIDQNHNKVFSHGPNAHVDDFLEDIFHPFVGFVKDTIKNHGNGVYTYDSDYALSYLVTVVADPSSYYGSLLLGPFLTKEANEHLINEVMHEQNFSMSKREQLKDLFNLIPILSSSRNYYIQQLVAAIVTNPHVTDLYPEAHLTELTEEMVENYDHAIEIEKSDHNHALEVLFLTKVQSGDIEKVIDLYNEHIKAQYFSQTSPNHLRNSKNKAIAFSTLLSRTIITGGVEAEKSLSLAEYYAQKIEQSHNFEELIDIIERMIIKYTNSVLQLSNINHVSVIKNASKYVHLHLSEPIRLNDVANYVNLSPNYFSSLFKREMNLSFADYVNQTRVKESQYLLETTNYSILDIAISVGYNNQNYFTTIFRKFTGVTPKQYRMRSAK from the coding sequence ATGTATCAATTGTCCCATCTCGTTAAGCAAAAAGCATTAGATTTACCACTCATTGAATCTCTAGCAAAAACACTATACTATGGTACAGGACTGTCGTTAACGGTTATAGATCAAAACCACAACAAGGTTTTCTCACATGGACCTAACGCACATGTGGATGATTTTTTGGAGGACATTTTTCACCCCTTCGTTGGTTTTGTAAAGGATACCATAAAGAATCATGGTAATGGCGTCTATACTTATGACTCTGACTATGCTTTATCCTATCTTGTTACTGTTGTTGCTGACCCATCCAGCTATTATGGTTCACTATTACTTGGTCCATTCTTAACTAAGGAAGCCAACGAACATCTCATTAATGAAGTCATGCATGAACAGAATTTTTCCATGTCCAAACGGGAACAGCTTAAGGACCTTTTTAATCTAATTCCAATCCTCAGTTCATCTCGAAACTACTACATACAACAACTGGTTGCCGCTATTGTAACCAACCCACATGTCACTGATTTATATCCCGAGGCGCACTTAACAGAACTCACCGAAGAAATGGTTGAAAACTATGACCATGCTATTGAAATCGAAAAAAGTGATCACAATCACGCCCTTGAGGTTCTTTTTCTAACGAAGGTGCAAAGTGGTGATATTGAAAAAGTAATAGATCTTTATAATGAACATATTAAGGCTCAGTACTTCAGCCAAACCTCACCCAACCATCTTAGAAATTCAAAGAATAAAGCTATCGCTTTTTCTACTTTGCTTTCAAGAACCATTATTACAGGTGGTGTTGAAGCCGAAAAATCCTTATCTTTAGCTGAGTACTACGCTCAAAAAATTGAGCAATCTCATAATTTCGAAGAACTCATCGATATCATTGAGCGTATGATCATCAAGTATACCAACAGTGTTTTACAACTCTCTAACATTAACCATGTAAGTGTTATCAAAAATGCTTCAAAGTATGTCCACTTACATCTTTCAGAGCCTATACGGTTAAACGACGTAGCCAATTATGTCAATCTATCACCAAATTATTTTTCATCCTTGTTCAAAAGAGAAATGAACCTTTCCTTTGCCGATTATGTTAATCAGACAAGGGTTAAGGAAAGCCAATATCTTCTTGAAACAACCAATTACTCTATTCTAGATATTGCTATTTCTGTGGGTTATAACAATCAGAATTATTTTACAACCATCTTTAGAAAATTCACAGGTGTAACACCTAAGCAGTATAGAATGCGAAGTGCGAAGTAA